A section of the Streptomyces sp. V3I8 genome encodes:
- a CDS encoding carbohydrate ABC transporter permease, which produces MAARTTLNTRRATRRLAADAGLLCVAAGFVLPLAWVVLSSLDPRAGLKVKVPDGVTLDNFDAVLKPDITFTPLLNSLLLCGSATLLTVVCAALAAYPLSRFRSRLNRPFLLTILFATSLPITAIMVPVYALFVQVNLIDTMQGTIFFFTASQLPFAIWLMKNFMDGVPKELEEAAWTDGASSLQSLLRIVLPLMGPGIAVVTVFSFVAMWGNFFVPFMLLLSPDQMPASVSINDFFGNRGTVVYGQLAAFSIIYSTPVILLYVLVARRLGGGFALGGAVKG; this is translated from the coding sequence ATGGCCGCGCGTACGACACTCAACACCCGCCGCGCCACCCGTCGTCTCGCCGCCGACGCGGGCCTCCTGTGCGTCGCGGCCGGTTTCGTCCTGCCGCTGGCCTGGGTGGTGCTGTCCTCCCTCGACCCGCGCGCCGGGCTGAAGGTGAAGGTGCCGGACGGGGTCACGCTCGACAACTTCGACGCGGTCCTCAAGCCGGACATCACCTTCACACCGCTGCTCAACAGCCTCCTGCTGTGCGGCAGCGCGACCCTGCTGACGGTGGTCTGCGCGGCGCTGGCGGCGTACCCGCTCTCGCGCTTCCGGTCCCGGCTGAACCGGCCGTTCCTGCTCACGATCCTCTTCGCGACGAGCCTGCCGATCACCGCGATCATGGTTCCGGTGTACGCGCTGTTCGTCCAGGTGAACCTGATCGACACCATGCAGGGCACGATCTTCTTCTTCACCGCGTCCCAGCTGCCGTTCGCCATCTGGCTGATGAAGAACTTCATGGACGGTGTGCCGAAGGAGCTGGAGGAGGCGGCCTGGACGGACGGCGCCTCGTCGTTGCAGTCGCTGCTGCGCATCGTGCTGCCCTTGATGGGCCCGGGCATCGCGGTGGTGACCGTCTTCTCGTTCGTGGCGATGTGGGGGAACTTCTTCGTCCCGTTCATGCTGCTGCTCTCACCGGACCAGATGCCGGCGTCGGTGAGCATCAACGACTTCTTCGGCAACCGCGGGACGGTGGTCTACGGGCAGCTCGCCGCGTTCTCGATCATCTACTCGACGCCGGTGATCCTGCTGTACGTGCTGGTGGCGCGGCGCCTGGGCGGCGGGTTCGCGCTGGGCGGGGCGGTCAAGGGCTGA
- a CDS encoding Lrp/AsnC family transcriptional regulator, producing MGDTVAAPKEPRHTRAGTDGTPVALDAVDRQILDLLQSDGRIRLSELGRRVRLSPAAVAERVRRLESAGAVTGYGAHVSPKHLGYGIQAFVRVDPHGGYTLKHPRTLELLARPEIMEAHHVVGEDCWILKVAVEDTVHLEDVLEQASALGRTTTSIVLSSPVERKPLLPPAPR from the coding sequence ATGGGAGATACGGTCGCGGCACCGAAAGAACCACGGCATACGCGGGCCGGCACCGACGGAACACCGGTCGCCCTCGACGCGGTGGACCGGCAGATCCTGGACCTGCTGCAGAGCGACGGCCGGATCAGGCTCAGCGAGCTGGGCCGCCGGGTCCGGCTGTCCCCGGCGGCCGTCGCCGAACGCGTCCGCCGGCTGGAGTCGGCCGGCGCCGTCACCGGCTACGGCGCCCACGTGTCGCCGAAGCACCTCGGCTACGGCATCCAGGCCTTCGTCCGGGTCGACCCGCACGGCGGCTACACCCTGAAGCACCCCAGGACGCTGGAGCTGCTGGCCCGTCCCGAGATCATGGAGGCCCACCACGTCGTCGGCGAGGACTGCTGGATCCTGAAGGTCGCGGTCGAGGACACGGTCCACCTGGAGGACGTCCTGGAGCAGGCCTCGGCGCTCGGCCGTACGACGACGTCGATCGTCCTGTCGTCCCCGGTGGAGCGCAAGCCGCTGCTGCCGCCCGCCCCCCGCTGA
- a CDS encoding carbohydrate ABC transporter permease gives MVKEGGARSPRLRTLTRALPVAPALVLLVLFLAGPIAYCAYIAFTDLQLTGQAESSFTGFDNFRTAFKDDAFLNAVWLTLVFTVLSSIVGQNTLGLALASLMQRASKPVRTLTGGIVVTAWVLPEVVAGFLLYAFFRREGTLNAILDQLHLPSQNWLFTLPILAVSFANVWRGTAFSMLVYSAALNEIPKEITEAAEVDGAGGWRRMWHITLPMIRRSIGTNLMLNTLQTLSVFGLIWVMTRGGPGNRSQTLPLFMYEQAFQKSMIGYGTAVALLLLVVGSLFSLVYLRLLRTEV, from the coding sequence GTGGTCAAGGAGGGCGGAGCCCGCTCCCCGCGCCTGCGCACCCTCACCCGGGCCCTGCCCGTCGCCCCCGCACTCGTCCTCCTCGTCCTCTTCCTGGCCGGGCCGATCGCGTACTGCGCCTACATCGCCTTCACCGACCTGCAGCTCACCGGTCAGGCCGAGTCGTCCTTCACCGGCTTCGACAACTTCCGTACCGCCTTCAAGGACGACGCGTTCCTCAACGCGGTGTGGCTGACGCTCGTCTTCACGGTCCTCAGCTCGATCGTCGGGCAGAACACGCTGGGCCTCGCCCTGGCCTCGCTGATGCAGCGTGCGTCGAAGCCGGTGCGTACGCTCACCGGCGGCATCGTCGTCACCGCCTGGGTGCTCCCGGAGGTGGTGGCCGGCTTCCTGCTGTACGCCTTCTTCCGCCGCGAGGGCACGCTGAACGCGATCCTCGACCAGTTGCATCTGCCGTCCCAGAACTGGCTGTTCACGCTGCCGATCCTGGCGGTGTCGTTCGCGAACGTGTGGCGCGGGACGGCCTTCTCGATGCTGGTCTACTCGGCCGCCCTGAACGAGATCCCGAAGGAGATCACCGAGGCCGCGGAGGTCGACGGCGCGGGCGGCTGGCGCCGGATGTGGCACATCACGCTGCCGATGATCCGCCGGTCCATCGGCACGAACCTGATGCTCAACACCCTGCAGACGCTCTCGGTCTTCGGCCTCATCTGGGTCATGACGAGGGGCGGCCCGGGCAACCGCAGCCAGACCCTCCCGCTCTTCATGTACGAGCAGGCCTTCCAGAAGAGCATGATCGGCTACGGGACCGCCGTCGCCCTGCTGCTGCTGGTGGTCGGCTCCCTGTTCTCGCTGGTCTACCTGCGCCTGCTGCGGACGGAGGTCTGA
- a CDS encoding extracellular solute-binding protein, with protein sequence MRPTAAPLALVTLLTACALSACGSDSGSDPDTVQISYKQSTDNSVRVMDDYLADIKEQFEKANPGKKVELVPIKAPDSEYYTKLQQMLRSPRTAPDLVYEDTFLINSDITSGYLKPLDPYLGKWEDWGNFIDTAKSAAEAQDGKTYGVPDGTDTRGLWFDKGIFKRAGLPADWQPKNWDDILDAARTIKEKVPGVTPMNVYTGKPAGEAATMQGFEMLLYGTATGATESPLYDTASKKWITGSQGFKDSLRFVETVFKEKLGPDVSDALDPNFATSVRGDLLPGGKLGINLDGSWLPQDWQKGSGHEWPEWSEKLGLAYMPTQHGQSPEKVSMSGGWTWAIPSKAGNPDLAFEFVKTMQTKANAQKWYIANSGIAVRTDVAEDPAYVKAQPGIKFFTDLVASTHYRPAYPAYPKVSTAIQEAMEGVTTGDSSVAEAARDYDEELKSVTDGQVVEK encoded by the coding sequence GTGCGTCCCACCGCCGCCCCCCTTGCCCTCGTGACCCTGCTCACCGCCTGCGCGCTCAGCGCCTGTGGCAGCGACTCCGGCAGCGACCCGGACACCGTGCAGATCTCCTACAAACAGTCGACGGACAACTCGGTCCGGGTCATGGACGACTACCTCGCCGACATCAAGGAGCAGTTCGAGAAGGCCAACCCGGGCAAGAAGGTCGAGCTGGTCCCGATCAAGGCCCCGGACTCGGAGTACTACACGAAGCTCCAGCAGATGCTCCGCTCGCCGAGGACGGCACCCGACCTGGTCTACGAGGACACCTTCCTCATCAACTCCGACATCACCAGCGGCTATCTCAAGCCCCTGGACCCGTACCTCGGCAAGTGGGAGGACTGGGGCAACTTCATCGACACGGCGAAGTCGGCGGCGGAGGCCCAGGACGGGAAGACGTACGGCGTCCCGGACGGCACGGACACCCGGGGCCTGTGGTTCGACAAGGGCATCTTCAAGCGGGCGGGCCTGCCCGCCGACTGGCAGCCGAAGAACTGGGACGACATCCTCGACGCGGCCCGCACGATCAAGGAGAAGGTCCCCGGCGTCACCCCGATGAACGTGTACACGGGCAAGCCCGCGGGCGAGGCGGCCACCATGCAGGGCTTCGAGATGCTCCTGTACGGGACGGCCACCGGCGCCACCGAGAGCCCGCTGTACGACACCGCGTCCAAGAAGTGGATCACGGGCAGCCAGGGCTTCAAGGACTCGCTGCGGTTCGTCGAGACGGTCTTCAAGGAGAAGCTCGGCCCGGACGTCTCGGACGCCCTCGACCCCAACTTCGCGACCAGCGTCCGCGGTGACCTCCTGCCCGGGGGCAAGCTCGGCATCAACCTGGACGGCTCCTGGCTGCCGCAGGACTGGCAGAAGGGCAGCGGCCACGAGTGGCCCGAGTGGTCCGAGAAGCTCGGTCTCGCGTACATGCCGACGCAGCACGGCCAGTCCCCCGAGAAGGTGAGCATGTCGGGCGGCTGGACCTGGGCGATCCCGAGCAAGGCCGGCAACCCCGACCTGGCCTTCGAGTTCGTCAAGACGATGCAGACGAAGGCGAACGCGCAGAAGTGGTACATCGCCAACTCCGGCATCGCGGTACGCACGGACGTGGCCGAGGACCCGGCGTACGTGAAGGCGCAGCCCGGCATCAAGTTCTTCACGGACCTGGTGGCGAGCACGCACTACCGTCCCGCGTACCCCGCGTACCCGAAGGTCTCCACGGCGATCCAGGAGGCCATGGAAGGGGTGACGACCGGTGACAGCTCGGTGGCCGAGGCGGCGCGCGACTACGACGAGGAACTGAAGTCGGTCACGGACGGCCAGGTCGTCGAGAAGTGA
- a CDS encoding NAD-dependent epimerase/dehydratase family protein — protein sequence MREVCVIGGSRYFGKRLIGRLLSAGDRVTVVNRGSAAPPAGAVHLVADRDDEGSLVRALGSRAFDVVVDQVCYTPVQAQIARRVFAGRVRRYVMTSTVEVYEYEDSADPVGEDAVDPRTVPVDPGLPWGDPEFRDAHYGEGKRQAEAVFAAEPAFPYVAVRVAHVLGGADDFTGRLAHYAERIRSGEPVAVPAVNRPATYIHVEEIADFLAWAVGEEFTGPVNAASHGVLGLEELCEAVSGGLVAGGEDGGGGGRAAVFRVGPADGLSPFAFTRSYGMDNGRATRLGFTFTRTRDWLPHAVTETLGTPH from the coding sequence GTGCGCGAAGTGTGTGTCATAGGCGGCAGCCGGTATTTCGGAAAGCGGCTGATCGGCCGGCTGCTTTCCGCCGGGGACCGGGTGACCGTCGTCAACCGCGGTTCGGCCGCGCCGCCCGCGGGCGCCGTCCACCTGGTCGCCGACCGGGACGACGAAGGGTCTTTGGTGCGGGCGCTCGGATCCCGCGCCTTCGACGTCGTGGTCGACCAGGTCTGCTACACCCCCGTGCAGGCGCAGATCGCCCGCCGGGTCTTCGCCGGACGTGTCCGGCGGTACGTCATGACGTCCACGGTCGAGGTGTACGAGTACGAGGACTCGGCGGACCCGGTGGGCGAGGACGCCGTCGACCCGCGTACGGTCCCGGTCGATCCCGGGCTCCCGTGGGGGGACCCGGAGTTCCGTGACGCCCATTACGGCGAGGGCAAGCGGCAGGCGGAGGCCGTGTTCGCGGCGGAACCGGCGTTTCCGTACGTGGCCGTGCGGGTGGCCCATGTGCTGGGCGGCGCCGACGACTTCACCGGGCGGCTGGCCCACTACGCCGAGCGGATCCGGTCCGGCGAGCCGGTCGCCGTGCCCGCGGTGAACCGTCCGGCCACGTACATCCATGTCGAGGAGATCGCCGATTTCCTCGCGTGGGCGGTGGGTGAGGAGTTCACCGGGCCGGTGAACGCGGCGTCGCACGGGGTGCTGGGGCTGGAGGAGCTGTGCGAGGCGGTGAGCGGGGGGCTCGTGGCGGGTGGTGAGGACGGCGGCGGTGGTGGCCGAGCGGCCGTGTTCCGTGTCGGGCCGGCCGACGGCCTCTCCCCCTTCGCCTTCACCCGCTCGTACGGGATGGACAACGGCCGCGCCACGCGCCTCGGCTTCACCTTCACGAGGACGCGGGACTGGCTCCCCCACGCGGTGACCGAAACCCTCGGCACCCCCCACTGA
- a CDS encoding cation:dicarboxylate symporter family transporter, protein MTSTPDTAPAAPAAKRDRTHYLYIAVIIAVAAGIAVGLIAPDFAVKLKPIGTGFVNLIKMMISPIIFCTIVLGIGSVRKAAKVGAVGGIALGYFVVMSFVALAIGLVVGNILEPGTGLAVTDAIKDAGQGQVVEAKNTEEFLLGIIPTTIVSAFTGGEVLQTLLVALLAGFALQAMGSTGTPVLRGIEHIQRLVFRILAMVMWAAPVGAFGAMAAVVGSAGVDALKSLAVLMLGFYTTCFLFVFIVLGAMLRIVAGLNIFLLFKYLGREFLLILSTSSSESALPRLIAKMEHLGVSKPVVGITVPTGYSFNLDGTMIYMTMASLFIADAMGTPMSIGEQIPLLLFLLVASKGAAGVTGAGLATLAGGLASHKPALVDGIGLIVGIDRFMSEARALTNFAGNAVATVLIGTWTKEIDRPRVDEVLAGRLPFDETTLLDDGHGGRADGSDSGSGSGSDSGSGSANLPEQPGDKALAKA, encoded by the coding sequence GTGACCAGCACACCCGATACGGCACCTGCCGCTCCCGCCGCAAAGCGGGACCGCACGCACTATCTGTACATCGCGGTGATCATCGCCGTGGCCGCCGGTATCGCGGTGGGTCTGATCGCCCCCGATTTCGCGGTGAAGCTGAAGCCGATCGGTACCGGCTTCGTGAACCTGATCAAGATGATGATCTCGCCGATCATCTTCTGCACGATCGTCCTGGGCATCGGCTCGGTACGCAAGGCCGCGAAGGTCGGCGCGGTGGGCGGCATCGCGCTCGGCTACTTCGTGGTCATGTCGTTCGTCGCGCTCGCCATCGGCCTGGTCGTCGGCAACATCCTGGAGCCCGGTACGGGCCTCGCGGTGACCGACGCGATCAAGGACGCGGGCCAGGGGCAGGTCGTCGAGGCGAAGAACACCGAGGAGTTCCTGCTCGGGATCATTCCCACGACGATCGTCTCCGCGTTCACCGGCGGCGAGGTCCTGCAGACCCTGCTCGTCGCGCTGCTCGCCGGCTTCGCGCTCCAGGCCATGGGTTCGACCGGTACGCCGGTCCTGCGGGGCATCGAGCACATCCAGCGCCTCGTCTTCCGCATCCTCGCCATGGTGATGTGGGCGGCGCCCGTCGGTGCGTTCGGCGCGATGGCGGCGGTCGTGGGCTCGGCGGGTGTGGACGCGCTCAAGAGCCTCGCCGTCCTGATGCTCGGCTTCTACACCACCTGTTTCCTCTTCGTCTTCATCGTGCTCGGCGCGATGCTGAGGATCGTCGCGGGCCTGAACATCTTCCTGCTGTTCAAGTACCTGGGCCGCGAGTTCCTGCTGATCCTGTCCACCTCCTCCTCCGAGTCCGCGCTGCCGCGGCTCATCGCGAAGATGGAGCACCTGGGCGTCAGCAAGCCGGTGGTCGGCATCACCGTCCCGACCGGCTACTCCTTCAACCTCGACGGCACCATGATCTACATGACCATGGCCTCGCTGTTCATCGCCGACGCCATGGGTACGCCGATGTCGATCGGTGAGCAGATCCCGCTGCTCCTCTTCCTGCTCGTCGCCTCCAAGGGCGCGGCGGGTGTCACCGGCGCGGGTCTGGCCACCCTGGCGGGCGGTCTCGCGTCCCACAAGCCGGCGCTGGTGGACGGCATCGGCCTGATCGTCGGCATCGACCGCTTCATGAGCGAGGCGCGCGCCCTGACGAACTTCGCGGGCAACGCGGTGGCCACCGTCCTGATCGGTACGTGGACCAAGGAGATCGACCGGCCGCGGGTGGACGAGGTGCTCGCGGGGCGGCTGCCGTTCGACGAGACGACGCTGCTCGACGACGGCCACGGGGGTCGTGCCGACGGCTCCGACTCCGGCTCCGGCTCCGGCTCCGATTCCGGCTCCGGCTCCGCGAATCTGCCGGAGCAGCCCGGTGACAAGGCGCTGGCGAAGGCCTAG
- a CDS encoding M4 family metallopeptidase, producing the protein MRRIPRRATAAGALVATAALLAVGVQTGPASAEPAAAHPSPLRTGGLQTKLSPAQHAALLASASKKTPATAGVLGLEAKEKLVARDVVKDRDGTLHTRYERTYAGLPVLGGDLVVHTPPAADASGTVSTTFNNRRTVKVASTTATFTKTAAQGKALKAARALDADGATADSARKVIWAGSGAPALAWETVVGGLQHDGTPSRLHVITDASTGKELYRYEDVKTGTGNTQYSGTVALSTTLSGSTYQLYDTTRGGHKTYSLNGGTSGTGSLMTDADDVWGNGSGSNTQTAGADAAYGAQATWDFYKNTFGRSGIKNDGVAAYSRVHYSSAYVNAFWDDSCFCMTYGDGSGGTHALTSIDVAGHEMSHGVTSNTANLNYTGESGGLNEATSDIFGTGVEFYLNNSTDVGDYLIGEKININGDGTPLRYMDEPDKDGGSSDSWYSGLGNLDVHYSSGPANHMFYLLSEGSGSKTVNGVTYNSPTSDGVAVAGIGRAAALQIWYKALTTYMTSSTNYAGARTAALNAATSLYGANSTQYAGVANAFAGINVGSHVTPPTGGVTVTNPGSQSSTVGTAVSLQVSASSSNSGSLTYAATGLPTGLSISGSGAITGTPTAAGTYSTVVTVTDSTGAKGTASFTWTVSPTGGGTCTPAQLLGNAGFESGATTWTASSGVITSSTGQAAHGGSYKAWLDGYGSTHTDTLSQSVTVPSGCKASFTFWLHIDSAETSTSTAYDKLTVTAGSTTLATYSNLNKATGYVQKTFDLSSFAGSTVALKFSGVEDTSLQTSFVVDDTAVTTS; encoded by the coding sequence GTGAGACGAATCCCCCGCCGGGCGACCGCGGCCGGAGCCCTGGTGGCCACCGCCGCCCTGCTGGCCGTCGGTGTCCAGACCGGCCCCGCGTCCGCCGAACCCGCCGCCGCCCACCCCTCCCCCCTGCGCACCGGGGGACTGCAGACGAAGCTCAGCCCGGCCCAGCACGCCGCGCTGCTCGCGAGCGCGTCGAAGAAGACCCCCGCGACCGCCGGCGTCCTGGGCCTGGAGGCCAAGGAGAAGCTGGTCGCCAGGGACGTCGTCAAGGACCGGGACGGCACCCTGCACACCCGCTACGAGCGCACCTATGCCGGCCTGCCGGTGCTCGGCGGCGACCTGGTCGTGCACACCCCGCCCGCCGCCGACGCATCCGGCACGGTGAGCACCACCTTCAACAACCGGCGCACCGTCAAGGTCGCCTCCACCACCGCGACGTTCACCAAGACGGCCGCCCAGGGCAAGGCCCTCAAGGCCGCCAGGGCGCTCGACGCGGACGGGGCCACCGCCGACAGCGCCCGCAAGGTGATCTGGGCGGGCAGCGGCGCGCCCGCACTCGCCTGGGAGACCGTGGTCGGCGGCCTCCAGCACGACGGCACGCCCAGCCGGCTGCACGTGATCACCGACGCGAGCACCGGCAAGGAGCTGTACCGGTACGAGGACGTCAAGACCGGCACCGGCAACACCCAGTACAGCGGCACGGTCGCGCTGAGCACCACGCTGTCCGGTTCGACGTACCAGCTGTACGACACCACGCGCGGCGGACACAAGACGTACTCGCTCAACGGCGGCACGTCCGGCACCGGCAGCCTGATGACCGACGCGGACGACGTGTGGGGCAACGGATCCGGCTCCAACACCCAGACCGCCGGAGCGGACGCCGCCTACGGCGCCCAGGCGACCTGGGACTTCTACAAGAACACCTTCGGCCGCAGCGGCATCAAGAACGACGGCGTCGCGGCCTACTCCCGCGTCCACTACAGCTCGGCGTACGTCAACGCCTTCTGGGACGACAGCTGCTTCTGCATGACGTACGGCGACGGCTCGGGCGGCACCCACGCGCTCACCTCGATCGACGTCGCGGGCCACGAGATGAGCCACGGCGTCACCTCCAACACCGCGAACCTGAACTACACCGGTGAGTCGGGCGGGCTGAACGAGGCGACCTCCGACATCTTCGGCACCGGCGTGGAGTTCTACCTGAACAACTCCACCGACGTCGGCGACTACCTCATCGGCGAGAAGATCAACATCAACGGCGACGGCACCCCGCTGCGCTACATGGACGAGCCGGACAAGGACGGCGGCTCCTCCGACAGCTGGTACTCCGGCCTCGGCAACCTGGACGTCCACTACTCCTCGGGCCCGGCGAACCACATGTTCTACCTGCTCTCCGAGGGCAGCGGCAGCAAGACCGTCAACGGCGTCACGTACAACAGCCCGACCTCCGACGGGGTCGCCGTCGCCGGCATCGGCCGCGCCGCGGCCCTGCAGATCTGGTACAAGGCGCTGACGACGTACATGACGTCCAGCACCAACTACGCCGGCGCCCGCACCGCCGCCCTGAACGCCGCGACCTCCCTGTACGGGGCGAACTCCACCCAGTACGCGGGTGTCGCGAACGCCTTCGCCGGCATCAACGTCGGCAGCCACGTCACCCCGCCGACGGGCGGCGTCACCGTCACCAACCCGGGCAGCCAGTCCTCCACCGTCGGCACCGCCGTCAGCCTGCAGGTCTCCGCGAGCAGCAGCAACAGCGGCTCACTGACCTACGCGGCCACCGGCCTGCCCACCGGCCTGTCGATCAGCGGCTCCGGCGCGATCACCGGCACCCCGACCGCCGCCGGGACCTACAGCACCGTCGTCACCGTCACCGACAGCACCGGCGCGAAGGGCACCGCCAGCTTCACCTGGACCGTCAGTCCCACCGGCGGCGGCACCTGCACCCCGGCGCAGCTGCTCGGCAACGCCGGCTTCGAGTCCGGCGCCACCACCTGGACGGCGTCCAGCGGTGTCATCACCAGCTCCACCGGCCAGGCCGCCCACGGCGGTTCGTACAAGGCCTGGCTGGACGGCTACGGCAGCACCCACACCGACACGCTCTCCCAGTCGGTGACCGTCCCGAGCGGCTGCAAGGCCTCCTTCACCTTCTGGCTGCACATCGACAGCGCGGAGACGTCCACCAGCACCGCCTACGACAAGCTGACCGTCACCGCGGGCTCCACCACCCTCGCGACCTACTCGAACCTCAACAAGGCCACGGGGTACGTCCAGAAGACCTTCGACCTGTCCTCGTTCGCGGGGTCCACCGTCGCCCTGAAGTTCAGCGGCGTGGAGGACACCTCCCTGCAGACCAGCTTCGTCGTCGACGACACGGCGGTGACCACCAGCTGA
- a CDS encoding sensor histidine kinase → MRLPRVPRPRSLAGQLFAMQAVLVAVVVTGCALFTYVSDRSQAEDAAGRQAMGVARSVADSPSVREAIRTADPTRTLQPYAVAVQRGAQVDFVTIMDPEGIRWTHPNEKLIGKHFLGHTDRALLGESFTETYTGTLGESVRAVTPIRDDGRIVGLVSAGIKVDEISARVEEQVRALFGVAAAALALGAVGTYVVNARLRRSTHGMNAAELSRMHDYHEAALHAVREGLLMLDGQYRVALINDGGRELLGVRGDVVGRSVARLDLPAPLTGALLSGEPRVDEVYLTASRVLVVNTSPVSGGERRGTVVTLRDVTELQSLMGELDSERGFTTALRSQAHEAANRLHTVVSLIELGRAEEAVDFATAELELAQALTDQVVAAVSEPVLAALLLGKTAQANERGVELVVSEDSSIDDGLLPESLTARDLVTVLGNLIDNAVDAAQGSAGARVTVTALADAAGLVLRVSDTGAGVDPAHAEEVFRRGWSTKPAGPGGRGFGLALVRQAVARHDGALTVTTAPGGGASFEVRLPLPPSAGAGAGAGTEIHAAPESEPESGREREPEPTPHGGTP, encoded by the coding sequence ATGCGCCTTCCCCGCGTCCCGCGACCCCGCAGCCTGGCAGGTCAGCTCTTCGCCATGCAGGCGGTGCTCGTCGCGGTCGTGGTCACGGGCTGCGCGCTCTTCACGTACGTCAGCGACCGCAGCCAGGCCGAGGACGCGGCGGGCCGCCAGGCCATGGGGGTGGCCCGCTCGGTCGCGGACTCCCCTTCCGTACGGGAGGCGATCCGCACCGCGGACCCGACGAGGACGCTCCAGCCGTACGCGGTCGCGGTGCAGCGCGGCGCGCAGGTCGACTTCGTCACGATCATGGACCCGGAGGGCATCCGCTGGACCCACCCCAACGAGAAGCTGATCGGCAAGCACTTCCTGGGGCACACGGACCGGGCGCTGCTCGGCGAGTCCTTCACGGAGACGTACACCGGGACCCTGGGTGAGTCCGTGCGCGCCGTCACACCGATCCGCGACGACGGCAGGATCGTCGGCCTCGTCAGCGCGGGCATCAAGGTCGACGAGATAAGCGCGCGGGTCGAGGAGCAGGTCAGAGCCCTGTTCGGGGTCGCCGCCGCGGCGCTGGCGCTGGGCGCCGTCGGCACGTACGTCGTCAACGCCCGGCTGCGCCGCTCCACCCACGGGATGAACGCGGCCGAGCTGAGCCGGATGCACGACTACCACGAGGCCGCGCTGCACGCGGTGCGCGAGGGGCTGCTGATGCTGGACGGGCAGTACCGGGTGGCGCTGATCAACGATGGCGGGCGCGAACTGCTCGGCGTGCGCGGTGACGTGGTGGGCCGCTCGGTGGCGCGGCTCGACCTGCCGGCCCCGTTGACGGGAGCGCTGCTGTCGGGGGAGCCGCGGGTGGACGAGGTGTACCTCACGGCGTCGCGGGTGCTGGTCGTGAACACCTCGCCGGTGTCGGGCGGTGAGCGGCGCGGCACGGTGGTGACCCTGCGCGACGTCACCGAACTGCAGTCCCTGATGGGTGAGCTGGACTCGGAGCGCGGTTTCACCACGGCGCTGCGCTCGCAGGCCCACGAGGCGGCGAACCGGCTCCACACGGTCGTCTCGCTGATCGAGCTGGGCCGGGCCGAGGAGGCCGTCGACTTCGCCACGGCCGAGCTGGAACTGGCGCAGGCCCTGACGGACCAGGTCGTCGCGGCGGTCAGCGAGCCGGTCCTCGCCGCCCTGCTGCTCGGCAAGACGGCCCAGGCGAACGAGCGCGGTGTCGAACTGGTGGTCTCCGAGGACAGCAGCATCGACGACGGCCTGCTCCCGGAGTCCCTCACCGCCCGGGACCTGGTGACGGTCCTCGGCAACCTGATCGACAACGCGGTGGACGCGGCGCAGGGCTCGGCGGGCGCCCGGGTCACCGTCACCGCGCTCGCGGACGCGGCGGGCCTGGTCCTGCGGGTCAGCGACACCGGGGCGGGGGTGGACCCGGCCCACGCGGAGGAGGTGTTCCGGCGCGGCTGGTCGACGAAGCCGGCCGGGCCGGGCGGGCGCGGGTTCGGCCTGGCGCTCGTACGGCAGGCGGTGGCCCGGCACGACGGCGCCCTGACCGTGACGACCGCCCCCGGCGGCGGCGCGTCCTTCGAGGTACGGCTGCCCCTGCCGCCCTCGGCAGGGGCAGGGGCAGGGGCGGGGACCGAGATCCACGCCGCGCCCGAATCCGAACCCGAGTCCGGGCGCGAACGCGAGCCCGAGCCCACGCCGCACGGAGGCACCCCATGA
- a CDS encoding response regulator, producing the protein MSTSPPRQDIRVLVVEDDPVAADAHVLYVGRVPGFRAVGKAHTGAEARRALDRTPVDLLLLDLHLPDVHGLQLARSLRAAGYHADVIAVTSARDLAVVREGVSLGVVQYVLKPFTFATLRDRLVRYAEFHAAAGEASGQDEVDRALATLRAPGPAALPKGLSAPTLEKVTRTLRGSAEGLTATGMAAAVGISRITARRYLEHLVDAGRAGRSPQYGQVGRPELQYRWVKG; encoded by the coding sequence ATGAGCACGTCTCCCCCGCGCCAGGACATCCGCGTCCTGGTCGTCGAGGACGACCCCGTCGCGGCGGACGCGCACGTCCTGTACGTGGGGCGGGTGCCCGGATTCAGGGCGGTCGGCAAGGCACACACCGGGGCGGAGGCGAGACGGGCTCTGGACCGCACGCCCGTGGACCTGCTCCTGCTCGACCTGCACCTGCCGGACGTGCACGGCCTGCAGCTGGCCCGCTCGCTGCGCGCCGCCGGCTACCACGCGGACGTCATCGCGGTGACGTCCGCGCGCGACCTGGCCGTCGTGCGGGAGGGGGTGTCGCTGGGCGTGGTGCAGTACGTGCTCAAGCCGTTCACCTTCGCCACCCTCCGGGACCGGCTCGTGCGCTACGCCGAGTTCCACGCCGCGGCCGGTGAGGCCAGCGGCCAGGACGAGGTCGACCGGGCGCTGGCCACGCTCAGGGCGCCCGGCCCGGCCGCCCTGCCCAAGGGGCTGAGCGCGCCGACGCTGGAGAAGGTCACCCGGACCCTGCGCGGCAGCGCGGAGGGGCTGACCGCGACCGGCATGGCGGCGGCGGTCGGCATCTCGCGGATCACGGCCCGGCGGTACCTGGAGCACCTGGTGGACGCGGGGCGGGCCGGACGCAGTCCCCAGTACGGACAGGTCGGCCGGCCGGAGCTGCAGTACCGGTGGGTGAAGGGATGA